From a single Fusarium fujikuroi IMI 58289 draft genome, chromosome FFUJ_chr03 genomic region:
- a CDS encoding related to ankyrin — translation MEVTGLAVGVVGLAGLFSVCLDSLSRFQTYRESNSETHILETRFRAARARFEQWGVSVGISNGRLQSDHHLGLDNEETTHLIESILQIIAKTICDESILQRTRTGPRFQSGQFGGLSQSRGKRLKWALGGKESRLEQVDMFEKLVQQLYNLIQPEDKNQSYEGLESTAWVEDIRQMLSKIEEGMKFEMQRDVLSWLGKSAPNDKYEDSLAKRVNTTCEWILERPTFQSWLSPVNSTEPHVLWINGPAGFGKTVLCAHIVHYLSEALDTPVAHFFFTSDHESREDPFSTLISWLRQVAAKMNDAFECIRRAFEHEYPSEQASRKTLLELLKQVITAVPGCVFIADGLDECSQLGNGDASVARFLRDIMVAIAGADARLLLVSRDEPDIREALTEHQEILSEYRIDTNDVQADIAVFSRSVVNRKLWGKSDDLRAAISKSMTDRCQGQFLWIKMQEESLRSGMSKKRLHEVVENMPSGLDHIYDQNWNRIMNMSDWDRDRAFALLRWTAFTFIPLTVYAAAEAVLITQFGDLDPDEYPENFDNVYVKTEIVGLCGPLLEIRDDPDDLSSQRRTLHIPHFSVHQYIVDHLPVPAWMQANRALDSENERAQHTAIAHVCVQYLTLSQVWEKGCYRYLCSGSLLFYASYFWLRHARIAFMDNSLVVLSKAFLSNESVQFKSFVNYLVEHQEIVTLKVETIEPCLRPLEHIFYEGWVKMADHLIGDRDVNEIGALGRSPIFSACYSGSVESVRMLIERGADLSITDSRGCTCLHAAVRCGFEDIVGILLESNIKLSPQDHQGCTPLHYAAGFGHINCYQILLEQGADINIRDTWGGNALHHACLYAGHAEILRFILQNAPNNFSTDHYGRLGSPLTLVSDCGDAAMAKVLFEHGAVSSLFDPSHNGDLPLRLAASSGHIELVKLFLDHGAERTLACPDRTGNTTLHLVCRVTGLEGIIRLLLLQPGIGNLMLLENEDGNTPVHVASEAGYALYVKLLLQYSESESHQHLLWKRNKKLETPLYVASSSGHANVVHELLNFGAQATFSVLDEMGQTPLFIASFNGHAEVVKVLLENGADPSIYALDSYNTNPLWAASFGGSCDTIKELLAHGAAKTITTTGQGGETPLHAAATENHVEALKLLLEVPGVSINQKTIYGFTPLFIAARNGYCDIVKLLLATDLVDINSKNWLGLTPLFAAVANGHFHVTKLLLLEGVYLHSEISIGRDLLWWAQRSGKVDLLQLLQTQENPICPHVEPCNPLPDPFLVLEPLSHDAGTIPCEPGMFWCHVCTLSVQNDQNFLCTECNDCYLFLCSECFTRGFRLCPRSHTLVPYESDSDESDMSVGADLSVGSKDLQL, via the exons ATGGAAGTGACCGGCCTCGCCGTTGGTGTTGTCGGACTCGCTGGTCTCTTCAGCGTCTGCTTGGACTCACTGTCTCGCTTTCAAACTTACCGCGAATCAAATTCCGAGACCCATATCTTAGAAACCCGATTCCGAGCGGCTAGGGCCCGATTTGAACAGTGGGGTGTCAGCGTTGGCATCTCCAATGGTCGCCTCCAGTCAGATCACCATCTTGGACTCGATAACGAAGAGACGACACATCTGATTGAGAGCATCTTGCAAATCATAGCCAAGACTATCTGCGATGAGTCGATTCTCCAAAGAACTCGCACTGGACCTCGGTTCCAGAGCGGGCAGTTCGGAGGCCTGTCACAATCAAGAGGCAAGCGATTGAAATGGGCCCTTGGTGGTAAGGAGAGCCGCCTTGAGCAAGTCGACATGTTCGAGAAGCTGGTGCAGCAGCTTTACAACTTGATTCAACCAGAGGACAAAAACCAAAGTTATGAAGGACTGGAGAGCACAGCGTGGGTAGAGGATATTCGCCAAATGCTGAGCAAGATTGAGGAGGGCATGAAGT TCGAAATGCAGCGCGATGTATTGTCATGGCTCGGAAAGTCCGCTCCCAACGACAAATACGAAGATTCCTTGGCCAAGCGAGTCAACACAACATGCGAATGGATATTAGAAAGACCTACATTCCAATCGTGGCTCTCACCAGTGAACTCAACTGAGCCACACGTGCTGTGGATAAACGGGCCTGCAGGTTTCGGAAAGACCGTCTTGTGTGCCCATATCGTTCACTATTTATCTGAGGCTCTCGATACGCCGGTGGCCCATTTCTTTTTCACATCTGATCATGAAAGCCGAGAGGATCCATTCTCTACTCTGATATCATGGCTGCGCCAAGTTGCTGCCAAGATGAATGACGCATTTGAATGCATTCGTCGCGCCTTTGAGCATGAATATCCTTCTGAGCAGGCCTCCCGAAAGACTCTGCTTGAATTGCTCAAGCAAGTGATCACAGCAGTACCGGGTTGCGTATTCATTGCAGACGGATTGGACGAGTGCTCTCAGTTGGGTAACGGAGACGCATCAGTTGCCAGGTTCCTGCGAGACATCATGGTAGCCATAGCAGGCGCCGACGCcagacttcttctcgtcagTCGAGACGAGCCTGATATCAGAGAGGCTCTTACAGAGCATCAAGAGATTTTGTCGGAATACAGGATCGATACGAATGATGTCCAAGCCGACATAGCAGTATTTTCCCGGTCTGTTGTTAATAGAAAGCTTTGGGGGAAAAGTGACGATCTCCGAGCAGCGATCTCGAAGTCTATGACAGATCGGTGCCAAGGACAATTTCTGTGGATCAAGATGCAAGAGGAGTCTCTGCGAAGCGGAATGAGCAAGAAACGACTACATGAAGTGGTGGAGAACATGCCATCCGGCCTTGATCATATCTACGATCAAAACTGGAATAGAATCATGAATATGTCTGATTGGGACCGAGATCGAGCCTTTGCTCTTCTGCGTTGGACCGCTTTCACATTCATACCTCTGACAGTCTACGCGGCGGCTGAAGCTGTTCTGATTACACAGTTCGGAGACCTGGATCCTGACGAATACCCGGAGAATTTCGATAACGTTTATGTTAAGACCGAGATAGTTGGACTCTGTGGTCCGCTTCTAGAAATTCGAGATGATCCGGACGACTTATCATCACAACGTCGAACACTTCATATACCGCATTTCTCAGTGCACCAATATATTGTTGACCATCTGCCAGTGCCCGCTTGGATGCAAGCTAATCGCGCACTTGATAGTGAGAACGAAAGGGCACAGCACACAGCCATAGCGCATGTCTGTGTTCAATATCTCACCTTGTCACAAGTCTGGGAAAAAGGTTGCTATCGTTATCTATGTTCTGGGTCCTTACTTTTTTATGCGTCTTACTTTTGGTTGAGGCACGCGAGGATAGCCTTTATGGATAACTCACTTGTCGTTCTCTCCAAAGCCTTCTTATCAAACGAGAGTGTTCAATTTAAGTCCTTTGTCAATTACCTTGTGGAACACCAGGAGATCGTTACGCTAAAGGTCGAGACTATTGAGCCGTGCTTACGCCCTTTAGAACATATCTTTTATGAAGGATGGGTGAAGATGGCAGATCATCTTATCGGCGATAGAGATGTTAATGAAATTGGTGCTCTCGGACGATCACCTATCTTTTCGGCGTGCTATTCAGGCTCGGTGGAATCAGTAAGAATGCTTATCGAACGGGGGGCTGACTTGAGCATTACTGATTCCCGAGGATGCACATGCCTTCATGCAGCAGTAAGATGCGGGTTTGAAGATATCGTTGGCATATTGTTGGAGTCAAACATAAAGTTATCACCACAGGATCATCAAGGCTGTACACCATTGCATTATGCCGCAGGGTTCGGACACATCAATTGTTACCAGATCTTGCTTGAGCAAGGAGCTGATATCAATATTCGAGATACATGGGGTGGTAATGCTTTACACCACGCATGTCTTTATGCTGGCCATGCTGAGATACTTAGATTCATCCTTCAGAATGCGCCTAACAATTTCTCAACAGATCATTATGGCAGGCTAGGTTCACCGCTCACTCTCGTGAGTGATTGTGGCGATGCCGCCATGGCCAAGGTTCTTTTTGAGCATGGGGCTGTTTCTTCGTTGTTTGATCCAAGCCACAATGGGGACCTGCCACTTCGCCTCGCAGCATCTTCGGGTCATATCGAACTTGTAAAGCTCTTTCTGGACCACGGTGCAGAAAGGACACTGGCTTGTCCGGATAGAACTGGAAACACGACACTTCATCTTGTCTGCCGTGTGACAGGGCTAGAGGGAATCATtaggcttcttcttcttcaaccaggAATTGGAAATTTGATGCTGCTAGAGAACGAAGATGGGAACACGCCAGTTCATGTTGCATCAGAAGCAGGATACGCACTTTACGTCAAGTTGTTACTTCAGTACTCAGAATCAGAGAGCCACCAACACCTTTTGTGGAAAAGGAACAAGAAACTCGAAACGCCTTTATACGTTGCATCTTCTTCGGGTCATGCCAATGTTGTCCATGAATTGCTCAACTTTGGAGCTCAGGCAACGTTTTCAGTGTTGGATGAGATGGGCCAGACGCCTTTGTTCATTGCATCATTTAATGGCCATGCTGAGGTCGTAAAGGTACTACTAGAAAATGGAGCTGACCCCAGCATCTACGCTCTAGACTCATACAACACTAATCCACTGTGGGCGGCATCATTTGGGGGCTCTTGCGATACTATCAAGGAATTACTCGCACACGGAGCAGCAAAGACTATTACAACTACGggtcaaggaggagaaacACCTTTACATGCAGCCGCGACTGAGAACCACGTCGAAGCGTTGAAGCTGCTTCTAGAGGTACCTGGTGTCTCTATTAATCAGAAAACTATATATGGATTTACGCCGTTGTTCATTGCGGCAAGAAATGGGTACTGCGACATTGTGAAACTACTCCTCGCCACGGATTTGGTCGATATAAACAGCAAGAATTGGTTGGGGTTGACTCCCTTGTTTGCAGCAGTAGCAAATGGACATTTTCACGTTACAAAATTGCTTCTCTTGGAAGGAGTCTATTTGCATTCCGAGATCAGCATTGGCCGGGATTTGCTCTGGTGGGCTCAACGTTCAGGCAAAGTGGACTTGCTACAACTATTACAAACTCAAGAGAATCCCATCTGTCCCCACGTTGAGCCATGCAATCCCCTTCCTGATCCATTTCTCGTCTTGGAGCCTCTATCTCACGATGCTGGGACTATACCGTGTGAGCCTGGTATGTTCTGGTGTCATGTCTGTACCTTGAGTGTACAGAATGACCAAAATTTCTTATGCACTGAGTGCAATGATTGCTACTTGTTTCTTTGCTCTGAATGTTTTACTCGCGGCTTCCGGTTATGTCCAAGATCGCATACTTTGGTTCCTTACGAATCCGATTCCGATGAATCAGACATGTCAGTCGGTGCAGACCTTTCTGTAGGCTCTAAAGATTTACAGTTATGA